A genomic stretch from Bordetella sp. N includes:
- a CDS encoding SDR family NAD(P)-dependent oxidoreductase codes for MNISDTQHSQPAATSKVWFITGAARGLGLALARQVLAQGHRVAATSRNLASLQNALIEGSDRVLALEVDPVSESAVRAAIEQAIATFGRIDVIVNNAGFGQQGAIEALSDAELRRNLDVNVFAPMHVLRHALPHLRRQRGGHIFNIASIAGFHGGYAGWGSYIAGKFALAGLTETLAAEVAELGIKATVVYPGPFRTEFLTKDSLATAQQAIADYTQAQASLDLHVNTMDGRQAGDPDKLALLLLQAASVAEPPLHLFAGRIANELAEQKMAAVQKDMAAWRGASDATDFPEGA; via the coding sequence ATGAATATCTCTGACACCCAACATTCGCAGCCGGCCGCCACGTCCAAGGTCTGGTTCATCACCGGCGCCGCGCGCGGCCTGGGACTCGCCTTGGCCCGCCAGGTGCTGGCGCAAGGCCATCGTGTGGCGGCAACGTCGCGCAATCTGGCCAGCCTGCAAAACGCCTTGATTGAGGGCAGTGACCGCGTCCTGGCACTGGAAGTGGACCCTGTGTCCGAGTCCGCGGTCCGTGCGGCCATCGAACAGGCCATCGCCACCTTCGGTCGCATCGACGTCATCGTCAATAACGCCGGCTTCGGACAACAAGGGGCCATCGAGGCCTTGAGCGATGCGGAGCTGCGCCGCAACCTGGACGTCAACGTCTTTGCGCCCATGCACGTGCTGCGCCACGCGCTGCCGCATCTGCGCCGGCAGCGCGGCGGACATATCTTCAACATCGCGTCGATCGCCGGTTTCCACGGTGGCTATGCCGGTTGGGGCAGCTATATCGCCGGCAAGTTCGCGCTGGCCGGGTTGACGGAAACGCTGGCGGCCGAAGTGGCCGAGCTGGGGATCAAGGCCACCGTGGTCTATCCCGGGCCCTTCCGCACGGAATTCCTGACCAAGGACAGCCTGGCGACCGCGCAACAGGCCATCGCGGATTACACGCAGGCGCAGGCCTCGCTGGACCTGCACGTAAACACCATGGATGGCCGCCAGGCGGGCGACCCGGACAAGCTGGCTCTGCTGCTGTTGCAGGCGGCCAGCGTGGCCGAACCGCCGCTGCATCTGTTCGCCGGCCGCATCGCCAATGAACTGGCCGAGCAGAAGATGGCGGCCGTGCAGAAGGACATGGCGGCCTGGCGCGGTGCGTCGGATGCCACGGATTTTCCGGAAGGGGCGTGA
- a CDS encoding AraC family transcriptional regulator — protein MSKPSSPAQRQMAALIEQLAPNEGYTRSLLDGVRFMRANHPLGRTPVLYEPMIVIVCQGSKRGYLADRVYHYDAQHYLVLSVPLPFSTETEATPEEPLLAISLRLDMTAIADLVMALDQEEPVPTPAAPMGIVSTPLDPMLADTTVRLLQALSSPREAQILGPGIVRELCYRVLIGAQGGAIRAALASQGHFGRIARALRRIHNDYEQALDVGTLAREAGLSLPTFHAHFKAVASTSPIQYIKSVRLHQARLLMIRDDLTAAAAGARVGYESASQFNREFKRLFGRSPGEETRAMKQAFALLPATQLEGIATTH, from the coding sequence ATGTCCAAGCCCTCTTCGCCCGCCCAACGCCAGATGGCGGCATTGATCGAACAACTGGCGCCCAACGAGGGCTACACCCGCTCCCTGCTCGACGGCGTGCGCTTCATGCGCGCCAACCATCCTTTGGGACGCACGCCGGTGCTTTACGAACCCATGATCGTGATCGTGTGCCAGGGCAGCAAGCGGGGCTACCTGGCCGACCGCGTCTATCACTACGACGCCCAACACTATCTGGTGCTGTCGGTGCCGCTGCCCTTCTCCACCGAAACCGAAGCCACGCCCGAAGAACCCTTGCTGGCGATCTCCTTGCGGCTGGACATGACCGCCATCGCCGATCTGGTCATGGCGCTGGACCAGGAGGAGCCGGTCCCCACCCCAGCCGCGCCCATGGGCATCGTCTCCACGCCGCTGGACCCCATGCTGGCTGACACCACCGTGCGGCTGCTGCAGGCGCTGTCATCACCCAGGGAAGCTCAGATATTGGGACCCGGCATCGTTCGCGAGTTGTGCTACCGCGTCCTGATCGGTGCACAGGGCGGCGCCATCCGCGCCGCCTTGGCCAGCCAGGGCCACTTCGGCCGCATCGCCCGCGCCCTGCGCCGCATCCACAATGATTATGAGCAGGCGCTGGATGTCGGGACCCTGGCGCGCGAAGCAGGTCTTAGCCTGCCCACGTTCCACGCGCATTTCAAGGCGGTGGCCAGTACATCGCCCATCCAGTACATCAAGTCGGTGCGCCTGCACCAGGCGCGCCTGCTGATGATTCGCGACGACCTGACCGCCGCTGCCGCGGGCGCACGCGTCGGCTACGAAAGCGCTTCGCAATTCAACCGCGAGTTCAAACGCTTGTTCGGCCGCAGCCCCGGTGAGGAAACCCGCGCAATGAAGCAAGCCTTCGCGCTATTGCCCGCCACACAATTAGAAGGCATCGCCACCACGCATTGA
- a CDS encoding tripartite tricarboxylate transporter substrate binding protein, with product MKNLFASTAAAAFAALLSCAAPAAHADTYPSKPIRLVVPLAPGGSADVLGRLIAQKLSEKYGQSVIVENRPGVGGNIGAENVARSEPDGYSLLFGTIGIHSTYKIYPNLKYDPSKDLKPVVVLAELPNVLVVPKDSPLTNTRDVITEGKAHPNTLFFGSAGFGSSTHMAGELFKYQSHADISHIPYKGSGPALTDLVGGRLQLMFENLPTALPLIKSGQLKALAVTSATRAPSLPDVPTIAQDGLPGYAFTAWFTIAAPAHTPDAIVDKLNKDIREIMLSKDMAPKLADLGVTPVPGNRDAKASATFIAGETNTFSQMIQTAHLTAR from the coding sequence ATGAAGAACCTCTTTGCTTCGACGGCGGCAGCCGCGTTCGCGGCCCTGCTCTCCTGCGCGGCGCCGGCAGCCCATGCCGACACCTATCCCTCCAAACCCATCCGGCTGGTCGTGCCGCTCGCTCCCGGCGGCAGCGCCGACGTGCTGGGCCGCCTGATCGCGCAAAAGTTGTCGGAGAAGTATGGGCAAAGCGTCATCGTGGAGAACCGTCCCGGCGTGGGCGGCAACATCGGCGCGGAGAACGTGGCCCGTTCCGAACCCGATGGCTACAGCCTGCTGTTCGGCACCATCGGCATCCACTCCACCTACAAAATCTATCCCAACCTGAAGTACGACCCCTCCAAGGACCTCAAGCCCGTGGTGGTGCTGGCCGAACTGCCCAACGTCCTGGTCGTGCCGAAGGATAGCCCGCTGACCAATACCCGCGACGTCATCACCGAAGGCAAGGCTCATCCGAACACGCTGTTCTTCGGCTCCGCGGGCTTCGGCTCGTCCACGCACATGGCCGGCGAACTGTTCAAGTACCAATCCCATGCGGACATCTCGCACATCCCCTACAAGGGTAGCGGCCCCGCCTTGACCGACCTGGTCGGCGGCCGGCTGCAACTGATGTTCGAAAACCTGCCCACCGCGCTGCCCCTGATCAAATCGGGCCAGCTGAAGGCCCTGGCCGTGACCAGCGCGACCCGCGCGCCCAGCCTGCCCGACGTGCCGACCATCGCGCAGGACGGCCTGCCGGGGTATGCCTTCACGGCATGGTTCACGATCGCTGCGCCGGCTCATACGCCGGATGCCATCGTCGACAAGCTGAACAAGGATATCCGCGAAATCATGCTGTCCAAGGACATGGCGCCCAAGCTGGCCGACCTGGGTGTCACGCCCGTGCCCGGCAACCGCGACGCCAAGGCCAGCGCGACCTTCATCGCGGGCGAGACCAACACCTTCAGCCAGATGATCCAGACGGCGCATCTCACCGCGCGCTGA